In one window of Gorilla gorilla gorilla isolate KB3781 chromosome 2, NHGRI_mGorGor1-v2.1_pri, whole genome shotgun sequence DNA:
- the TMF1 gene encoding TATA element modulatory factor isoform X4, with protein sequence MSWFNASQLSSFAKQALSQAQKSIDRVLDIQEEEPSIWAETIPYGEPGISSPVSGGWDTSTWGLKANTEPQSPPIASPKAITKPVRRTVVDESENFFSAFLSPTDVQTIQKSPVVSKPPAKSQRPEEEVKSSLHESLHIGQSRTPETTESQVKDSLCVSGETLAAGTSSPKTEGKHEETINKESDMKVPTVSLKVSESVIDVKTTTGSISNTSTQSITAETKDIALEPKEQKHEDRQSNTPSPPVSTFSSGTSTTSDIEVLDHESVISESSASSRQETTDSKSSLHLMQTSFQLLSASACPEYNRLDDFQKLTESCCSSDAFERIDSFSVQSLDSRSVSEINSDDELSGKGYALVPIIVNSSTPKSKTVESAEGKSEEVNETLVIPTEEAEMEESGRSATPVNCEQPDILVSSTPINEGQTVLDKVAEQCEPAESQPEALSEKEDVCKTVEFLNEKLEKREAQLLSLSKEKALLEEAFDNLKDEMFRVKEESSSISSLKDEFTQRIAEAEKKVQLACKERDAAKKEIKNIKEELATRLNSSETADLLKEKDEQIRGLMEEGEKLSKQQLHNSNIIKKLRAKDKENENMVAKLNKKVKELEEELQHLKQVLDGKEEVEKQHRENIKKLNAMVELQEKDLGRLQVDMDELEEKNRSIQAALDSAYKELTDLHKANAAKDSEAQEAALSREMKAKEELSAALEKAQEEARQQQETLAIQVGDLRLALQRTEQAAARKEDYLRHEIGELQQRLQEAENRNQELSQSVSSTTRPLLRQIENLQATLGSQTSSWEKLEKNLSDRLGESQTLLAAAVERERAATEELLANKIQMSSMESQNSLLRQENSRFQAQLESEKNRLCKLEDENNRYQVELENLKDEYVRTLEETRKEKTLLNSQLEMERMKVEQERKKAIFTQETIKGKDESHDHSFGPMPISANGSNLYDAVRMGAGSSIIENLQSQLKLREGEITHLQLEIGNLEKTRSIMAEELVKLTNQNDELEEKVKEIPKLRTQLRDLDQRYNTILQMYGEKAEEAEELRLDLEDVKNMYKTQIDELLRQRLS encoded by the exons ATGAGTTGGTTCAACGCCTCCCAGCTCTCCAGCTTCGCTAAGCAGGCCCTGTCCCAGGCCCAGAAGTCTATTGACAGGGTTCTGGACATCCAGGAAGAGGAGCCGAGCATCTGGGCCGAGACCATTCCGTATGGAGAGCcgg GAATAAGTTCCCCTGTCAGTGGAGGATGGGATACTTCAACCTGGGGGTTGAAAGCAAACACTGAACCTCAGAGTCCACCAATAGCCTCTCCTAAAGCAATCACAAAGCCAGTTCGGAGGACTGTGGTCGATGAATCTGAAAATTTCTTCAGTGCCTTTCTCTCGCCAACTGATGTCCAGACCATTCAGAAGAGTCCAGTGGTATCAAAACCTCCAGCAAAATCACAACGACCAGAAGAAGAAGTGAAAAGCAGCTTACATGAATCCTTGCACATTGGACAGTCAAGAACTCCTGAAACAACTGAATCACAAGTAAAAGACTCTTTGTGTGTTTCAGGGGAAACTCTGGCAGCAGGTACTTCATCACCTAAAACTGAAGGCAAGCACGAAGAAACTATTAATAAAGAATCGGATATGAAGGTGCCAACTGTAAGTTTGAAAGTATCTGAAAGTGTAATTGATGTGAAAACAACTACGGGAAGTATATCTAATACGTCTACACAGTCTATCACAGCAGAAACAAAGGACATAGCTTTGGAACCTAAGGAACAAAAACATGAAGACAGGCAGAGCAATACACCTTCTCCTCCTGTTAGTACCTTTTCATCAGGTACTTCTACCACCAGTGATATTGAAGTTTTAGATCATGAAAGTGTAATAAGTGAGAGCTCAGCGAGCTCGAGACAAGAGACTACAGATTCAAAATCAAGTCTTCACTTGATGCAGACATCTTTTCAGCTTCTCTCTGCATCTGCTTGTCCTGAATATAATCGTTTAGATGATTTCCAAAAACTCACTGAGAGTTGCTGTTCATCTGATGCTTTTGAAAGAATAGACTCATTTAGTGTACAGTCATTAGATAGCCGGAGTGTAAGTGAAATCAATTCAGATGATGAATTGTCAGGCAAGGGATATGCTTTAGTGCCTATTATAGTTAATTCTTCAACTCCAAAGTCTAAAACAGTTGAATCTGCTGAAGGAAAATCTGAAGAAGTAAATGAAACATTAGTTATACCCACTGAGGAAGCAGAAATGGAAGAAAGTGGACGAAGTGCAACTCCTGTTAACTGTGAACAGCCTGATATCTTGGTTTCTTCTACACCAATAAATGAAGGACAGACTGTGTTAGACAAGGTGGCTGAGCAGTGTGAACCTGCTGAAAGTCAGCCAGAAGCACTTTCTGAGAAGGAAGATGTTTGCAAG ACAGTTGAATTTCTGAATGAAAAGCTGGAAAAAAGGGAGGCTCAGTTATTATCTCTTAGTAAGGAAAAAGCACTTCTAGAAGAAGCTTTTGATAACCTGAAAGA tgaaatgttcagagtgaaagaagaaagcagTAGCATTTCTTCCTTGAAAGATGAGTTTACTCAAAGAATTGCAGAAGcagaaaagaaagttcaactagCCTGCAAAGAGAGAGATGCTGCTAAAAAG gaaatcaaaaacataaaagaagaacTTGCCACTAGATTAAATAGtagtgaaactgcagacctttTGAAAGAGAAAGATGAGCAGATCCGAGGGTTAATGGAAGAAG GAGAAAAACTTTCAAAACAGCAGCTGCACAATTCTAACATCATCAAGAAATTAAGAGCTAAAGACAAGGAGAATGAAAATATGGTTGCAAAGCTGAACAAAAAAGTTAAAGAGCTAGAAGAGGAGTTGCAGCATTTGAAACAG GTCCTTGATGGCAAAGAAGAGGTTGAGAAACAacatagagaaaatattaaaaaactaaatgCCATGGTAGAACTCCAAGAGAAAGATCTTGGCCGTCTTCAGGTAGACATGGATGAACTTGAAGAAAAGAACCGAAGTATTCAGGCTGCCCTGGATAGTGCATACaa agaACTTACTGATCTTCACAAAGCCAATGCTGCAAAGGATAGTGAGGCACAGGAAGCTGCTCTGAGCCGTGAAATGAAAGCTAAAGAAGAACTTTCTGCAGCATTAGAGAAGGCCCAAGAAGAAGCCCGTCAGCAGCAAGAAACATTAGCCATTCAA GTGGGGGACCTTAGGCTTGCATTGCAGCGTACAGAACAAGCAGCTGCCAGAAAGGAGGATTATTTACGCCATGAGATCGGTGAACTTCAGCAG AGACTCCAGGAAGCAGAAAATCGAAACCAGGAGCTGAGTCAAAGTGTTTCATCAACAACAAGACCATTGCTTCGACAAATAGAAAATTTGCAAGCAACCCTGGGATCCCAGACATCGTCGTGGGAGAAATTAGAGAAGAATCTTTCTGATAGGCTTG GTGAATCCCAGACCTTGCTGGCAGCAGCAGTTGAGAGAGAACGTGCAGCTACAGAAGAACTCCTTGCTAACAAAATTCAGATGTCTTCCATGGAGTCACAGAATTCTCTTTTAAGACAGGAAAACAGTAGATTTCAAGCCCAGCTAGAATCAGAGAAAAATAGGCTATGTAAACTGGAGGATGAGAACAATAG GTACCAGGTTGAATTAGAAAACCTAAAAGATGAATATGTAAGAACACTTgaagagacaaggaaagaaaag ACATTGTTGAATAGTCAGttagaaatggaaagaatgaaagttgaacaagaaaggaagaaagccaTTTTTACTCaagaaacaataaaaggaaag GATGAGTCTCATGATCACTCATTTGGACCAATGCCTATATCAGCAAATGGAAGCAATCTTTATGATGCTGTAAGGATGGGAGCAGGATCAAGCATAATTGAAAACCTACAGTCTCAGCTAAAGCTAAGGGAAGGGGAAATTACTCATTTACAG CTAGAAATTGGCAATCTAGAAAAAACTCGATCAATAATGGCTGAAGAACTAGTTAAATTAACAAATCAAAATGATGAACTTGAAGAGAAGGTGAAGGAGATACCCAAACTTAGAACTCAGCTAAGA gATTTGGATCAAAGGTACAACACTATTCTGCAGATGTATGGAGAAAAAGCAGAAGAGGCAGAAGAACTTCGATTAGATCTCGAAGATgtaaaaaatatgtacaaaactCAGATAGATGAACTTTTAAGACAAAGGCTCAGTTAA
- the TMF1 gene encoding TATA element modulatory factor isoform X2 encodes MSWFNASQLSSFAKQALSQAQKSIDRVLDIQEEEPSIWAETIPYGEPGISSPVSGGWDTSTWGLKANTEPQSPPIASPKAITKPVRRTVVDESENFFSAFLSPTDVQTIQKSPVVSKPPAKSQRPEEEVKSSLHESLHIGQSRTPETTESQVKDSLCVSGETLAAGTSSPKTEGKHEETINKESDMKVPTVSLKVSESVIDVKTTTGSISNTSTQSITAETKDIALEPKEQKHEDRQSNTPSPPVSTFSSGTSTTSDIEVLDHESVISESSASSRQETTDSKSSLHLMQTSFQLLSASACPEYNRLDDFQKLTESCCSSDAFERIDSFSVQSLDSRSVSEINSDDELSGKGYALVPIIVNSSTPKSKTVESAEGKSEEVNETLVIPTEEAEMEESGRSATPVNCEQPDILVSSTPINEGQTVLDKVAEQCEPAESQPEALSEKEDVCKTVEFLNEKLEKREAQLLSLSKEKALLEEAFDNLKDEMFRVKEESSSISSLKDEFTQRIAEAEKKVQLACKERDAAKKEIKNIKEELATRLNSSETADLLKEKDEQIRGLMEEGEKLSKQQLHNSNIIKKLRAKDKENENMVAKLNKKVKELEEELQHLKQVLDGKEEVEKQHRENIKKLNAMVELQEKDLGRLQVDMDELEEKNRSIQAALDSAYKELTDLHKANAAKDSEAQEAALSREMKAKEELSAALEKAQEEARQQQETLAIQVGDLRLALQRTEQAAARKEDYLRHEIGELQQRLQEAENRNQELSQSVSSTTRPLLRQIENLQATLGSQTSSWEKLEKNLSDRLGESQTLLAAAVERERAATEELLANKIQMSSMESQNSLLRQENSRFQAQLESEKNRLCKLEDENNRYQVELENLKDEYVRTLEETRKEKTLLNSQLEMERMKVEQERKKAIFTQETIKGKERKPFSVSSTPTMSRSSSISGVDMAGLQTSFLSQDESHDHSFGPMPISANGSNLYDAVRMGAGSSIIENLQSQLKLREGEITHLQLEIGNLEKTRSIMAEELVKLTNQNDELEEKVKEIPKLRTQLRDLDQRYNTILQMYGEKAEEAEELRLDLEDVKNMYKTQIDELLRQRLS; translated from the exons ATGAGTTGGTTCAACGCCTCCCAGCTCTCCAGCTTCGCTAAGCAGGCCCTGTCCCAGGCCCAGAAGTCTATTGACAGGGTTCTGGACATCCAGGAAGAGGAGCCGAGCATCTGGGCCGAGACCATTCCGTATGGAGAGCcgg GAATAAGTTCCCCTGTCAGTGGAGGATGGGATACTTCAACCTGGGGGTTGAAAGCAAACACTGAACCTCAGAGTCCACCAATAGCCTCTCCTAAAGCAATCACAAAGCCAGTTCGGAGGACTGTGGTCGATGAATCTGAAAATTTCTTCAGTGCCTTTCTCTCGCCAACTGATGTCCAGACCATTCAGAAGAGTCCAGTGGTATCAAAACCTCCAGCAAAATCACAACGACCAGAAGAAGAAGTGAAAAGCAGCTTACATGAATCCTTGCACATTGGACAGTCAAGAACTCCTGAAACAACTGAATCACAAGTAAAAGACTCTTTGTGTGTTTCAGGGGAAACTCTGGCAGCAGGTACTTCATCACCTAAAACTGAAGGCAAGCACGAAGAAACTATTAATAAAGAATCGGATATGAAGGTGCCAACTGTAAGTTTGAAAGTATCTGAAAGTGTAATTGATGTGAAAACAACTACGGGAAGTATATCTAATACGTCTACACAGTCTATCACAGCAGAAACAAAGGACATAGCTTTGGAACCTAAGGAACAAAAACATGAAGACAGGCAGAGCAATACACCTTCTCCTCCTGTTAGTACCTTTTCATCAGGTACTTCTACCACCAGTGATATTGAAGTTTTAGATCATGAAAGTGTAATAAGTGAGAGCTCAGCGAGCTCGAGACAAGAGACTACAGATTCAAAATCAAGTCTTCACTTGATGCAGACATCTTTTCAGCTTCTCTCTGCATCTGCTTGTCCTGAATATAATCGTTTAGATGATTTCCAAAAACTCACTGAGAGTTGCTGTTCATCTGATGCTTTTGAAAGAATAGACTCATTTAGTGTACAGTCATTAGATAGCCGGAGTGTAAGTGAAATCAATTCAGATGATGAATTGTCAGGCAAGGGATATGCTTTAGTGCCTATTATAGTTAATTCTTCAACTCCAAAGTCTAAAACAGTTGAATCTGCTGAAGGAAAATCTGAAGAAGTAAATGAAACATTAGTTATACCCACTGAGGAAGCAGAAATGGAAGAAAGTGGACGAAGTGCAACTCCTGTTAACTGTGAACAGCCTGATATCTTGGTTTCTTCTACACCAATAAATGAAGGACAGACTGTGTTAGACAAGGTGGCTGAGCAGTGTGAACCTGCTGAAAGTCAGCCAGAAGCACTTTCTGAGAAGGAAGATGTTTGCAAG ACAGTTGAATTTCTGAATGAAAAGCTGGAAAAAAGGGAGGCTCAGTTATTATCTCTTAGTAAGGAAAAAGCACTTCTAGAAGAAGCTTTTGATAACCTGAAAGA tgaaatgttcagagtgaaagaagaaagcagTAGCATTTCTTCCTTGAAAGATGAGTTTACTCAAAGAATTGCAGAAGcagaaaagaaagttcaactagCCTGCAAAGAGAGAGATGCTGCTAAAAAG gaaatcaaaaacataaaagaagaacTTGCCACTAGATTAAATAGtagtgaaactgcagacctttTGAAAGAGAAAGATGAGCAGATCCGAGGGTTAATGGAAGAAG GAGAAAAACTTTCAAAACAGCAGCTGCACAATTCTAACATCATCAAGAAATTAAGAGCTAAAGACAAGGAGAATGAAAATATGGTTGCAAAGCTGAACAAAAAAGTTAAAGAGCTAGAAGAGGAGTTGCAGCATTTGAAACAG GTCCTTGATGGCAAAGAAGAGGTTGAGAAACAacatagagaaaatattaaaaaactaaatgCCATGGTAGAACTCCAAGAGAAAGATCTTGGCCGTCTTCAGGTAGACATGGATGAACTTGAAGAAAAGAACCGAAGTATTCAGGCTGCCCTGGATAGTGCATACaa agaACTTACTGATCTTCACAAAGCCAATGCTGCAAAGGATAGTGAGGCACAGGAAGCTGCTCTGAGCCGTGAAATGAAAGCTAAAGAAGAACTTTCTGCAGCATTAGAGAAGGCCCAAGAAGAAGCCCGTCAGCAGCAAGAAACATTAGCCATTCAA GTGGGGGACCTTAGGCTTGCATTGCAGCGTACAGAACAAGCAGCTGCCAGAAAGGAGGATTATTTACGCCATGAGATCGGTGAACTTCAGCAG AGACTCCAGGAAGCAGAAAATCGAAACCAGGAGCTGAGTCAAAGTGTTTCATCAACAACAAGACCATTGCTTCGACAAATAGAAAATTTGCAAGCAACCCTGGGATCCCAGACATCGTCGTGGGAGAAATTAGAGAAGAATCTTTCTGATAGGCTTG GTGAATCCCAGACCTTGCTGGCAGCAGCAGTTGAGAGAGAACGTGCAGCTACAGAAGAACTCCTTGCTAACAAAATTCAGATGTCTTCCATGGAGTCACAGAATTCTCTTTTAAGACAGGAAAACAGTAGATTTCAAGCCCAGCTAGAATCAGAGAAAAATAGGCTATGTAAACTGGAGGATGAGAACAATAG GTACCAGGTTGAATTAGAAAACCTAAAAGATGAATATGTAAGAACACTTgaagagacaaggaaagaaaag ACATTGTTGAATAGTCAGttagaaatggaaagaatgaaagttgaacaagaaaggaagaaagccaTTTTTACTCaagaaacaataaaaggaaag GAACGCAAGCCATTTTCTGTTTCTAGCACTCCCACCATGTCACGCTCAAGTTCAATAAGTGGTGTTGATATGGCAGGACTACAGACCTCTTTTCTGTCTCag GATGAGTCTCATGATCACTCATTTGGACCAATGCCTATATCAGCAAATGGAAGCAATCTTTATGATGCTGTAAGGATGGGAGCAGGATCAAGCATAATTGAAAACCTACAGTCTCAGCTAAAGCTAAGGGAAGGGGAAATTACTCATTTACAG CTAGAAATTGGCAATCTAGAAAAAACTCGATCAATAATGGCTGAAGAACTAGTTAAATTAACAAATCAAAATGATGAACTTGAAGAGAAGGTGAAGGAGATACCCAAACTTAGAACTCAGCTAAGA gATTTGGATCAAAGGTACAACACTATTCTGCAGATGTATGGAGAAAAAGCAGAAGAGGCAGAAGAACTTCGATTAGATCTCGAAGATgtaaaaaatatgtacaaaactCAGATAGATGAACTTTTAAGACAAAGGCTCAGTTAA
- the TMF1 gene encoding TATA element modulatory factor isoform X3, translating into MSWFNASQLSSFAKQALSQAQKSIDRVLDIQEEEPSIWAETIPYGEPGISSPVSGGWDTSTWGLKANTEPQSPPIASPKAITKPVRRTVVDESENFFSAFLSPTDVQTIQKSPVVSKPPAKSQRPEEEVKSSLHESLHIGQSRTPETTESQVKDSLCVSGETLAAGTSSPKTEGKHEETINKESDMKVPTVSLKVSESVIDVKTTTGSISNTSTQSITAETKDIALEPKEQKHEDRQSNTPSPPVSTFSSGTSTTSDIEVLDHESVISESSASSRQETTDSKSSLHLMQTSFQLLSASACPEYNRLDDFQKLTESCCSSDAFERIDSFSVQSLDSRSVSEINSDDELSGKGYALVPIIVNSSTPKSKTVESAEGKSEEVNETLVIPTEEAEMEESGRSATPVNCEQPDILVSSTPINEGQTVLDKVAEQCEPAESQPEALSEKEDVCKVTLTVEFLNEKLEKREAQLLSLSKEKALLEEAFDNLKDEMFRVKEESSSISSLKDEFTQRIAEAEKKVQLACKERDAAKKEIKNIKEELATRLNSSETADLLKEKDEQIRGLMEEGEKLSKQQLHNSNIIKKLRAKDKENENMVAKLNKKVKELEEELQHLKQVLDGKEEVEKQHRENIKKLNAMVELQEKDLGRLQVDMDELEEKNRSIQAALDSAYKELTDLHKANAAKDSEAQEAALSREMKAKEELSAALEKAQEEARQQQETLAIQVGDLRLALQRTEQAAARKEDYLRHEIGELQQRLQEAENRNQELSQSVSSTTRPLLRQIENLQATLGSQTSSWEKLEKNLSDRLGESQTLLAAAVERERAATEELLANKIQMSSMESQNSLLRQENSRFQAQLESEKNRLCKLEDENNRYQVELENLKDEYVRTLEETRKEKTLLNSQLEMERMKVEQERKKAIFTQETIKGKDESHDHSFGPMPISANGSNLYDAVRMGAGSSIIENLQSQLKLREGEITHLQLEIGNLEKTRSIMAEELVKLTNQNDELEEKVKEIPKLRTQLRDLDQRYNTILQMYGEKAEEAEELRLDLEDVKNMYKTQIDELLRQRLS; encoded by the exons ATGAGTTGGTTCAACGCCTCCCAGCTCTCCAGCTTCGCTAAGCAGGCCCTGTCCCAGGCCCAGAAGTCTATTGACAGGGTTCTGGACATCCAGGAAGAGGAGCCGAGCATCTGGGCCGAGACCATTCCGTATGGAGAGCcgg GAATAAGTTCCCCTGTCAGTGGAGGATGGGATACTTCAACCTGGGGGTTGAAAGCAAACACTGAACCTCAGAGTCCACCAATAGCCTCTCCTAAAGCAATCACAAAGCCAGTTCGGAGGACTGTGGTCGATGAATCTGAAAATTTCTTCAGTGCCTTTCTCTCGCCAACTGATGTCCAGACCATTCAGAAGAGTCCAGTGGTATCAAAACCTCCAGCAAAATCACAACGACCAGAAGAAGAAGTGAAAAGCAGCTTACATGAATCCTTGCACATTGGACAGTCAAGAACTCCTGAAACAACTGAATCACAAGTAAAAGACTCTTTGTGTGTTTCAGGGGAAACTCTGGCAGCAGGTACTTCATCACCTAAAACTGAAGGCAAGCACGAAGAAACTATTAATAAAGAATCGGATATGAAGGTGCCAACTGTAAGTTTGAAAGTATCTGAAAGTGTAATTGATGTGAAAACAACTACGGGAAGTATATCTAATACGTCTACACAGTCTATCACAGCAGAAACAAAGGACATAGCTTTGGAACCTAAGGAACAAAAACATGAAGACAGGCAGAGCAATACACCTTCTCCTCCTGTTAGTACCTTTTCATCAGGTACTTCTACCACCAGTGATATTGAAGTTTTAGATCATGAAAGTGTAATAAGTGAGAGCTCAGCGAGCTCGAGACAAGAGACTACAGATTCAAAATCAAGTCTTCACTTGATGCAGACATCTTTTCAGCTTCTCTCTGCATCTGCTTGTCCTGAATATAATCGTTTAGATGATTTCCAAAAACTCACTGAGAGTTGCTGTTCATCTGATGCTTTTGAAAGAATAGACTCATTTAGTGTACAGTCATTAGATAGCCGGAGTGTAAGTGAAATCAATTCAGATGATGAATTGTCAGGCAAGGGATATGCTTTAGTGCCTATTATAGTTAATTCTTCAACTCCAAAGTCTAAAACAGTTGAATCTGCTGAAGGAAAATCTGAAGAAGTAAATGAAACATTAGTTATACCCACTGAGGAAGCAGAAATGGAAGAAAGTGGACGAAGTGCAACTCCTGTTAACTGTGAACAGCCTGATATCTTGGTTTCTTCTACACCAATAAATGAAGGACAGACTGTGTTAGACAAGGTGGCTGAGCAGTGTGAACCTGCTGAAAGTCAGCCAGAAGCACTTTCTGAGAAGGAAGATGTTTGCAAGGTAACTCTA ACAGTTGAATTTCTGAATGAAAAGCTGGAAAAAAGGGAGGCTCAGTTATTATCTCTTAGTAAGGAAAAAGCACTTCTAGAAGAAGCTTTTGATAACCTGAAAGA tgaaatgttcagagtgaaagaagaaagcagTAGCATTTCTTCCTTGAAAGATGAGTTTACTCAAAGAATTGCAGAAGcagaaaagaaagttcaactagCCTGCAAAGAGAGAGATGCTGCTAAAAAG gaaatcaaaaacataaaagaagaacTTGCCACTAGATTAAATAGtagtgaaactgcagacctttTGAAAGAGAAAGATGAGCAGATCCGAGGGTTAATGGAAGAAG GAGAAAAACTTTCAAAACAGCAGCTGCACAATTCTAACATCATCAAGAAATTAAGAGCTAAAGACAAGGAGAATGAAAATATGGTTGCAAAGCTGAACAAAAAAGTTAAAGAGCTAGAAGAGGAGTTGCAGCATTTGAAACAG GTCCTTGATGGCAAAGAAGAGGTTGAGAAACAacatagagaaaatattaaaaaactaaatgCCATGGTAGAACTCCAAGAGAAAGATCTTGGCCGTCTTCAGGTAGACATGGATGAACTTGAAGAAAAGAACCGAAGTATTCAGGCTGCCCTGGATAGTGCATACaa agaACTTACTGATCTTCACAAAGCCAATGCTGCAAAGGATAGTGAGGCACAGGAAGCTGCTCTGAGCCGTGAAATGAAAGCTAAAGAAGAACTTTCTGCAGCATTAGAGAAGGCCCAAGAAGAAGCCCGTCAGCAGCAAGAAACATTAGCCATTCAA GTGGGGGACCTTAGGCTTGCATTGCAGCGTACAGAACAAGCAGCTGCCAGAAAGGAGGATTATTTACGCCATGAGATCGGTGAACTTCAGCAG AGACTCCAGGAAGCAGAAAATCGAAACCAGGAGCTGAGTCAAAGTGTTTCATCAACAACAAGACCATTGCTTCGACAAATAGAAAATTTGCAAGCAACCCTGGGATCCCAGACATCGTCGTGGGAGAAATTAGAGAAGAATCTTTCTGATAGGCTTG GTGAATCCCAGACCTTGCTGGCAGCAGCAGTTGAGAGAGAACGTGCAGCTACAGAAGAACTCCTTGCTAACAAAATTCAGATGTCTTCCATGGAGTCACAGAATTCTCTTTTAAGACAGGAAAACAGTAGATTTCAAGCCCAGCTAGAATCAGAGAAAAATAGGCTATGTAAACTGGAGGATGAGAACAATAG GTACCAGGTTGAATTAGAAAACCTAAAAGATGAATATGTAAGAACACTTgaagagacaaggaaagaaaag ACATTGTTGAATAGTCAGttagaaatggaaagaatgaaagttgaacaagaaaggaagaaagccaTTTTTACTCaagaaacaataaaaggaaag GATGAGTCTCATGATCACTCATTTGGACCAATGCCTATATCAGCAAATGGAAGCAATCTTTATGATGCTGTAAGGATGGGAGCAGGATCAAGCATAATTGAAAACCTACAGTCTCAGCTAAAGCTAAGGGAAGGGGAAATTACTCATTTACAG CTAGAAATTGGCAATCTAGAAAAAACTCGATCAATAATGGCTGAAGAACTAGTTAAATTAACAAATCAAAATGATGAACTTGAAGAGAAGGTGAAGGAGATACCCAAACTTAGAACTCAGCTAAGA gATTTGGATCAAAGGTACAACACTATTCTGCAGATGTATGGAGAAAAAGCAGAAGAGGCAGAAGAACTTCGATTAGATCTCGAAGATgtaaaaaatatgtacaaaactCAGATAGATGAACTTTTAAGACAAAGGCTCAGTTAA